One genomic segment of Panicum virgatum strain AP13 chromosome 2N, P.virgatum_v5, whole genome shotgun sequence includes these proteins:
- the LOC120662220 gene encoding pentatricopeptide repeat-containing protein At1g13040, mitochondrial-like, translating into MFLAKRPPWSSQITWFCVRRAVSLIISWRRVWYSGGGENATPRTSGRLSELFWPVRVHVSSAIGRALELGRWSDSVELELERLHVDLDPFVVNRVLRGLSDSETAVRFYWWAESRPGFDHTQFAIAYIASLLFIDGNFSLLSEFLERVRSQGVALHRSLYRILLSGYVRAGKFNSVIQTFDEMVTSGCREFGVDYNRFVGVLVKNCCFDLVEKYYGMALDKGFCLTPFTYSRWISALCQSHRIGLVEELLADMDKFGCFPDIWACNIYVDYLCRQNRLHDALKMLEKMGIKGTDPDVVTYTTVVGCLCDNKQFAEAVELWEEMVRRGLKPDTIGCGVLIFGLCKNDKIDEAFELALMMLSLNLELSVCIYNALISAFWRSGSIGKAFKIISFMRKNGCEPDVVTYNIVLNHYCDTGMVKDAEDLMKKMEMSGVNPDRYSYNQMLKGLCKANQLDKAFAFVADHMEVGGFCDIISCNILIDAFCKARKVNSALKLFKEMSYKGIQADAVTYGTLINGLYSVGYHNLAEETFEQMLKTQIVPNVNLYNIMLHNLCKAGHFKRAQEIFSQMLQKEVPPDIITFNTLIYWLGKSSRAIEALDLFRDMRTRGVEPDSLTFRYLISGLLEEGKVTLAYEVWEYMMENGIILDRDVSDRLINVLKSKNK; encoded by the coding sequence ATGTTCTTGGCCAAACGACCGCCTTGGTCGTCTCAGATTACCTGGTTCTGCGTCCGCCGCGCCGTTTCCTTGATCATTTCGTGGAGGAGGGTGTGGtacagtggcggcggcgaaaATGCCACACCACGGACCTCTGGGCGGCTGTCGGAGCTGTTCTGGCCGGTGCGGGTGCACGTCAGTAGCGCTATTGGGAGAGCTTTGGAACTGGGGAGGTGGTCAGATTcggtggagctggagctggagaggCTTCATGTCGACCTGGATCCGTTTGTTGTCAACAGGGTGCTCCGGGGTTTGTCAGACTCGGAGACTGCCGTTCGGTTTTACTGGTGGGCAGAGTCTAGGCCTGGATTTGACCATACACAGTTCGCGATAGCATACATTGCGAGCCTGCTGTTTATAGATGGTAACTTTTCTCTGCTGTCAGAGTTCCTTGAGCGAGTGAGGAGTCAGGGGGTGGCACTGCATCGCTCTCTCTATAGGATCCTCTTGTCCGGCTATGTCCGGGCAGGCAAGTTCAATTCGGTCATCCAGACATTTGATGAGATGGTTACGTCCGGTTGTCGTGAGTTTGGCGTGGACTACAACAGGTTCGTAGGTGTCCTGGTTAAGAACTGTTGCTTCGATTTGGTGGAGAAGTATTATGGCATGGCACTTGATAAAGGTTTTTGCTTGACTCCATTCACTTATTCAAGATGGATATCTGCACTGTGCCAGTCACACAGGATTGGGCTTGTAGAGGAGCTTCTGGCTGATATGGATAAATTTGGGTGCTTTCCAGACATTTGGGCATGTAATATATATGTTGACTATTTGTGTAGACAAAATAGGTTGCATGATGCCTTGAAGATGCTGGAGAAGATGGGGATAAAAGGAACCGATCCAGATGTTGTCACATACACAACAGTTGTTGGTTGCTTATGTGATAATAAGCAGTTCGCAGAAGCAGTCGAGCTTTGGGAAGAAATGGTGAGGAGGGGCCTTAAGCCTGATACCATTGGTTGTGGTGTATTGATATTTGGGTTGTGCAAGAATGACAAGATCGATGAGGCTTTTGAGCTAGCGTTGATGATGTTGAGTCTTAATTTAGAACTCAGTGTATGTATTTACAATGCCCTGATAAGTGCTTTCTGGAGATCCGGAAGCATCGGCAAAGCCTTCAAAATCATATCCTTCATGCGGAAAAATGGGTGTGAACCAGATGTTGTCACATATAATATCGTTTTGAACCATTACTGCGACACCGGTATGGTAAAGGATGCTGAAgacttgatgaagaagatggaaaTGAGTGGGGTAAATCCTGACCGGTACAGCTATAATCAAATGTTAAAAGGATTATGCAAAGCTAATCAACTGGACAAGGCATTTGCTTTTGTTGCTGATCATATGGAAGTTGGTGGGTTCTGTGATATTATATCCTGTAACATATTGATTGATGCATTTTGCAAGGCAAGAAAGGTAAACTCTGCATTGAAGCTATTCAAAGAAATGAGTTATAAGGGAATACAGGCAGATGCTGTGACATATGGAACTCTGATTAATGGTCTCTACAGTGTAGGATATCACAACTTAGCTGAAGAAACTTTTGAGCAGATGTTGAAGACTCAGATTGTTCCTAATGTTAATCTGTACAATATTATGCTCCACAACTTGTGTAAAGCTGGTCATTTTAAACGAGCTCAGGAAATTTTCTCGCAGATGCTTCAGAAGGAAGTACCGCCAGATATTATTACTTTTAACACACTCATATATTGGCTTGGAAAAAGCTCAAGGGCAATTGAAGCCCTTGATCTGTTCAGAGATATGAGGACTAGAGGGGTAGAACCTGATAGCTTGACGTTTAGGTATTTGATCAGTGGTCTCCTGGAGGAGGGGAAAGTTACACTGGCTTATGAGGTATGGGAATATATGATGGAGAATGGTATCATTCTTGACAGGGATGTTTCGGACAGGCTAATCAATGTGCTTAAATCAAAGAACAAGTAG